In a single window of the Patagioenas fasciata isolate bPatFas1 chromosome 22, bPatFas1.hap1, whole genome shotgun sequence genome:
- the LOC139829637 gene encoding feather keratin Cos2-3-like — protein MVYSQDELVRKLLPLPRVPLALRQCRAGIKGRQVPACSLIHFSCLLLLACQVGLKPQSISCYDQCLPCQPCSPIPLANSRNEPYVRQSQNSTVVIEPSPVVVTLPGPILSFFPQNTVVGSSTSAAVGRILSCDGMPIKSGCCDLSGIFTRYCGRKCLPCKSYWTWPLGRLPRKYRHGAGQRMNP, from the exons ATGGTTTACAGTCAGgatgagcttgtcagaaaattgttACCCCTGCCAAGGGTGCCTCTTGCCTTGCGGCAATGTAGGGCAGGTATAAAAGGCAGGCAAGTCCCTGcctgctctctcatccacttctcttgcCTCCTTCTGCTTGCGTGCCAGGTGGGTCTGAAGCCTC AGAGCATATCCTGCTAtgaccagtgcctgccctgccagccctgcagcccaatCCCACTGGCCAACAGCCGCAATGAGCCATATGTCAGGCAGAGCCAGAACTCCACCgttgtcattgagccctcccctgtggtggtgaccctgcctggccccatcctcagcttcttcccacagaacaccgttgtgggctcctccacctctgctgctgttggcagaatcctcagctgtgatggaATGCCCATCAAGTCTGGTTGCTGTGACCTCTCTGGCATTTTCACTCGTTATTGTGGCAGAAAGTGCCTCCCCTGCAAAAGCTACTGGACGTGGCCCTTGGGAAGGCTCCCCAGGAAGTACAGACATGGTGCTGGACAAAGAATGAATCCATGA